The DNA region ctgtaatcccagggactcaggaggctgaggcaggaggatcccaaattcaaggtcagcctgggcaatttagtgagaccctgtatcaaaataaaaaacaaaaagagctagggctagggatatacctcctcggtggtagagcacccttgggttcaatccccagtactgccacatccccagtctttttcattttttgtttagagacagggtctccctaagttgattagggccttgctaagttgctgaggctggctttaaacttgtgatcctcctgcctcagcctccggagccactgggattacaggtgtgcaccactgtgcctagctgaaCTTtggggttttttcttttcttcttcttctttttaagttgtcagttgacctttattttacttatttatatgtggtgttgagaatctaatccagcgcctcacacatgccaggtcagtgctatatcactgagctaccatCCCAGCCCCTGactgaagttttatttattttaactgttCACGGTGTACGCACCaataatccaagtggctcaggaggctgaggcaggaggattgaaagttcaaagccaacctcagcaacttagcaaggccctaagcaacttagtgaaaccctgtctctaaataaaaattttaaaaaatacaaaataggggtagggctggggatatggctcagtgtgttcaatccccagtaccaaaaagaaaaaaaaaaaagagattaggggctggggatatagctcagttggtagagtgcttgccttgcatgcacaaggccctgagttcaatccccagcaccacacacacatatacacacacacacacacacaaaaaaaaaaaaaagattagagatTAGGACATAAAGACCTAGAGGCAAAATCAtaatgtgaggacacagggaggaaATGGACATCTGGAAGCTATGGAAGAAACCTTCATCTTTTTCTAGACTCTAGAacttgagaaaatgaatttctgttatttCAGCAATCCTGTCTCTGGTATTTCTCAAGTTATCCATACCAAAAATACACTACCCCTTTGTACCGCCTTATGAAATAAGGGATCAGCATGACGGTCAGCCATGATGGCTGCTGAAATCACTGGGAGAAAACCAACAGAGAACTTCACAACAGCACCTGAGCCAACAGTCTGCACAACACTAAGCCTGAGCACTTCTGCAGAATCAAACCAGAACCTGACGGAGCCTGCACATGGGCTGCCACTTCACAGAACAGAAGGAGAACCATGCTCAGCAACATCACAGAGATGCAAACAGCAAAATCCAGCCTGGGTGGAACCATCAAGACAAATAACTGACTTCCTTTAAAGCAATATtgctaggaaagaaaaaaagagagagaaggaaaccaGCAAATTCAAAGACACCTAGGATCATGAAATTAACTGAAGTTGCACCATAAAGTATGTTCCAAATATAAACCGTAAATGttaaatgcaaaactataaaagTCCCAGGGGTAATATAGAAGATCTAGGTGATCTTGGGCTTGGCAATGACTTCCAAGGTACATCACCAAAAGTACAATCCATGAAAGGAAAAGCTCATAagctggacttcattaaaatgaagatcttctgggctggggatatagctcagttggtagagtgctcacctcacatgcacagacccagggttcaatccccagcaccacaaaaaaaataaaaataaaaaataaaaataagatctgctgagcatggtggagaatgtctgtaatcacagtgactccggaagctgaggaaggaggattgcaagtttgaggtcagcctcagtaatttagcaaggccctaagcaacttagcaagaccctgcctcaaaatataataataataataataggctatggatgtggcccagtggtaaaatgccctgggttcaattcccagtataaaaaaaaaaaaaaaaaaaaaaaggagaaggagaagtaaAATATACcattacaagaaagaaaaaagagggctGTGGCCCTCATTACCTAGAATGCtagaggcattgggttcaatcccaggcaccacataaaaataaatgaataaaataaaggcatttttccatctacaactaagaatatattttaagccgggccacagtggcacacacctgtaatcccagcagcttgggaggctgaggcaggaggatctcaagttcaaagccagcatggctaagcaactcagtgtttacaaaatagggctggggatgtggctcagtggctgagtgcccctgagttcaatccccaataccgcCCTCCAAAaaggagaatatatttttaaaaaatgaaaaaaagacaagCCACAAACTGAAGGAAATACTTACAATCTATCAGATAAAGAAttgtatccaaaatatacaaagaattctcaAAACTCAGCAGTCAGAAAAAGACACTGAAAAGCCACGTGGTGGCACAGGCcagtaatcccagaagctcaggaggctgaggcagaaggatcacatcAGCcacagggaggcactaagcaactcagtgagaccctgtctctaaataaaatacaaaaaagggctgggaaggtggctcagtggtcgaatgccactgaatttaatccctggtacaaaaaaaaaaaaaaaaaaaaatgaggcgaTGAAGCAACTCCACACAATGAATGCATGGACCTCTGGTGGTTCctgattcaaattttaaaaaatatttacagccaggcacagtggcacatacctgtaaccccatcTACTAGAGAGGGCTTAGGCAgcaggatgacaagttcaagaccagcctatgCAATTtggcgaaaccctgtctcaaaataagaaataaaaaaagggccAGTGCAAGGCCTGGTGCTGtatgcctgtgatctcagtgacttggaggcagaggcaggaggtccacaagttcaaggccagcctcagaaatttagcaaggccctaagcaacttagtgagaccccattttaaaacaaaaagggttggggggctggggctggagctcagtgatagggcacttgcctggcatgtgtgaggcactgggtttgattctcagcaccacatataaataaataaaggtctatcaacaactaaaaaaaatctttaaaaaatgtatatatgaaaatgatgtatataaaagtgtgtgtgtgtgtgtgtatatatatatatatatatatatatatatatatatatatatatatatatatatatataaaatataaaaaagggttggggatgtggctcagtggtaaatggtaaagtgtccctgggttcaatccccagtaccaaaaaaaaaaaaaaaaaaaaaaatcaaagagaaactaCTTGTCGGTCCTTACTTTCTTACTTTTCCTTTCTGGCACCTAGAATGAACTTTCTACAACTTTCTACCAGACACCGGTCTTGTTCAGCAGCCCAGGGCCTGGGAAGCAAACACATGACCCCACTTTTCTCTTTGCCCCGAATAGCGCTCCGCTCCGAAAACGCATTTAGCCAACATTTTTTGAACAGATGGGGGTCTGGGGGTCTGGGACCCTTTGGGGAGGAAACGGAATTGAGGGAGGGCTTTTCAGAGGAGGTGGCATCCTGTGGAGGCCTCGAAGAACCAGGAGAGCGGGAAATGTGGACCCGGCAGGAGGAAGGGGCTCGCGGACAGGTGCTGCAGGACCACTGGAGCGCAGCAGCGCAGGGGCGTGGCCAGGTGCTGTGAGGGGCGTGGCCTGGCGCGCCCGCTGGCAGGTAGGAACTGGCGGCGGGAGAGATCTGCTGAGGACATGAAGGCAAAGCACCTGGGACTTTATCCTGGGGAGCTGGGGAGACACGGGAGGGCCATAAAGAGACAGGCAGGGCAGCTCTAGATGGAGAAAGACCCTCTGGGCATGTGTGGGGACACGGTAGGGAGAAGGTCAAGGGACACGAGGCTGTCAGTGGAGAGGATGGTCTAAACCAGAGACTGGGAGGCGGCTCACCCTTCCACTCCAGGTTTACACGGCCCCTCTCTAGGTGTCCCAGCAGCCGCTGGGGACAGGAGTTGAGCAGGAACGTCCTCTCCTTCCTGACAGCCTCAGCTTGCTGCATCCACTTCTTACTGATGGTCTGGACCTCTGGCCAGTCCCCAGTCCAGTTCCCGTTCTTGGGGTCGAACCTCATGAATTCCTCACCGTTCAGCGCAAACATGGCAGTAGGCACCGAAACGTTGTCAGGGCCTAGTTCACACCCCAACAGGCCCTGCAGGGTGAAGGAACCTGGGGTGCCCACACATAGGTAAGCAGGACTCAGAAGCAAGGGgcagccctcctccctcagacccaggagtccagaccccagccctcctccctcagatCCGGGGGCCAGACCCCACCTTTTCTCCCCAGGGCTGTGAGAGCGTCCAGAAAGAGCTTCTCCTTGATTCTCAGGTCTGTGGTCTCTTTCTCCCAATACCAGGACACCTGGTTTTCCCAGACCCAAGCCCCATAGGGCTCAGCCTCAGCCCTCAGGCTGCTGTAGCTCAGGTACTGCTGGGGACCCAGCCAACCTGACACCCAGAAGGCAGGAGTCCCCGGGGCAGGGGAGGACACAGCCGTGAGGTGGTACAGTAGGGAAAGATGGTTCTCTGTGGAGAGAGGCAAAGGTGAAGAGAATCCATGGGACAAGGGACTAAATTGGAGCCTGGAGAGCGGCCCTGAGGGGAGGGGACTGACTCAGAGAGTGGGGGACAGAGAGACCCAGACCGAGGCCCAGGGAGAGTGGCAGAGACCCCAAGGTGGGAGGAGACAGAGACGCGGAAAGAAACAGAGAGTCCGGGGAGGGGGCAGAGACCCAGAGAGAGGGGGACCGGTGGCTTCCAGGCACAGAGCACCAGGAAGGTGAAAGTGGTAAACAACGTGGAATACggagggaggcccagggaggggctTCTAGGGAGAACTCGGATTTCCCTTCCTTGGCCTCTCTTCCCGCCAGggacctccttcctccccacctcccccagtGCGGCCCAGCTCCAGCGGCCCCTCACCTGCACCCCGggtctgaggaaggaggaagagcaggagaccGAGTGCCCAGGGCTGAGGCCAGGGCACCCCCATGCTGAGAGGGCGACCTGGGGCGGGAGGGGGCGTGTGACTCCTTgggccccccaccccgccccttcctccccaggTACCCACGGGCAAGGCCAAGACCCGGAGCCCTGGAGGGTTTGGGGGCCTGTCCAGGATAACAACAATGCCCTCCTCCTCAATGAACTTTCACCCCCTAATTTGATCTGGTTTGGTTAATTAATTACAGAACCTGGATAGCCTGAGATTCATTCTTTGGAGATCTGGCGGTCCCCTGTTCCCTCAGACCCGGgagcccagccctcctccctcagacccgggagcccaggccccagccctcctcggccctcctgctgggccccatTTGCTCACTGCCGCCTGGTTCTCTTCCTGCCTGCAGTTCTGGCTGCCTCCCGTGACTGGAGACCCCAGTTCCTCTCTCACATCCTGTCCGGAGCTGGCTCCCTGGCTCCCAGAAGATCCAACCCCACCCCCTACCCCAGCTGCAAGACACACCCCAGGCCCTAGGCCCAGCCTctctggaaacttttttttttcccctcttattcCGTTGCTGCCTGTGCTTTATTTTGAGGGTGTCAGCCACTTAGCAAGCTCAGAcagctgggaatgaaacccaacACTTGTAGCCTGGGCACTTATGTCCAAGGTCTTGCCAAGACTCCTGGAAAGTTCTCAGAGCCATCCATGACACTCAGAGGGCCTTGCTTGCATAGCCGGTTGCCCCACTTACATATTCTGAGGTCCTGCAATAAGCTCCTAGTGTGGCAGACACACcatatatcacttttttttttttccaatatttattttttagttcttggcagacacaacatctttgttcgtatgtggtgctgaggatcgaacccgggccgcacgcat from Marmota flaviventris isolate mMarFla1 chromosome 18, mMarFla1.hap1, whole genome shotgun sequence includes:
- the Fcgrt gene encoding IgG receptor FcRn large subunit p51 isoform X2, with product MGVPWPQPWALGLLLFLLPQTRGAENHLSLLYHLTAVSSPAPGTPAFWVSGWLGPQQYLSYSSLRAEAEPYGAWVWENQVSWYWEKETTDLRIKEKLFLDALTALGRKGSFTLQGLLGCELGPDNVSVPTAMFALNGEEFMRFDPKNGNWTGDWPEVQTISKKWMQQAEAVRKERTFLLNSCPQRLLGHLERGRVNLEWKEPPSMRLKARPSSPGFSVLTCSAFSFYPPELQLRFLRNGLAAGSGEGGFGPNGDGSFHAWSSLIVKSGDEHHYCCIVQHAGLAQPLTVELAPWISFRGDDVGALLPTPGLPEDADCQDINSFPATA
- the Fcgrt gene encoding IgG receptor FcRn large subunit p51 isoform X1 codes for the protein MGVPWPQPWALGLLLFLLPQTRGAENHLSLLYHLTAVSSPAPGTPAFWVSGWLGPQQYLSYSSLRAEAEPYGAWVWENQVSWYWEKETTDLRIKEKLFLDALTALGRKGSFTLQGLLGCELGPDNVSVPTAMFALNGEEFMRFDPKNGNWTGDWPEVQTISKKWMQQAEAVRKERTFLLNSCPQRLLGHLERGRVNLEWKEPPSMRLKARPSSPGFSVLTCSAFSFYPPELQLRFLRNGLAAGSGEGGFGPNGDGSFHAWSSLIVKSGDEHHYCCIVQHAGLAQPLTVELESPAKSSVSVVGIVIGFLLLMAVAAGGALLWRRMRNGLPAPWISFRGDDVGALLPTPGLPEDADCQDINSFPATA